One genomic segment of Sminthopsis crassicaudata isolate SCR6 chromosome 4, ASM4859323v1, whole genome shotgun sequence includes these proteins:
- the GPR31 gene encoding 12-(S)-hydroxy-5,8,10,14-eicosatetraenoic acid receptor: MTLMNCSLQNSLVEISIATLMILEFALGLLGNGMALWSFTSHLKVWKPYAVYLFNLVIADLLLSVCLPFQIIFYLMHKKWELGKAGCRILTFLLSFSRTGGIAFLTAVALDRYLKVVHPRFKINSFSIQMAKFISALVWLLVVVLIHPSLVTSRIGKNATECHSFYPMEDITFGGTWQEVVFFLQFLLPFSLILFCNIRIIRILQQRLQQDKQPKLHRSMVLVTTVVVLFGICFLPSFLARILMTIFQRSKSCWTLQVIIHIYDVTNSLTYLNSVLNPMVYCFSNPVFRYSYRKVFNTIRGKTKKLQSQSFDPKDLCHSG, translated from the coding sequence atgacactTATGAACTGCTCCCTTCAAAATAGCTTGGTTGAGATCTCTATAGCCACCCTGATGATTCTGGAATTTGCTTTGGGATTGCTGGGCAATGGAATGGCTCTGTGGTCTTTTACTTCTCACTTAAAGGTATGGAAACCCTATGCAGTCTACTTGTTCAACCTGGTCATTGCAGATCTCTTGTTGTCTGTGTGCCTACCATTCCAAATCATCTTCTATCTCATGCACAAGAAATGGGAACTGGGAAAAGCAGGTTGCCGCATCCTGACCTTCCTGTTGTCCTTCAGCAGGACAGGTGGTATTGCCTTTCTTACTGCAGTAGCTTTGGATCGCTATCTCAAGGTGGTTCACCCTCGTTTCAAAATCAACAGCTTCTCAATTCAGATGGCTAAGTTCATCTCTGCTTTAGTCTGGCTTCTGGTGGTGGTACTGATTCATCCAAGCCTGGTGACTTCCAGAATTGGGAAAAATGCTACTGAGTGCCATAGTTTCTACCCCATGGAAGACATCACTTTTGGTGGCACTTGGCAGGAAGTAGTGttctttcttcagtttcttcttccctTCAGTCTCATCCTGTTCTGCAACATTCGCATCATTAGGATACTCCAGCAGCGGCTCCAGCAAGACAAACAGCCCAAGCTTCACAGGTCTATGGTGTTAGTCACCACAGTGGTGGTGCTCTTTGGGATTTGCTTTCTGCCTAGCTTTCTGGCTAGGATACTCATGACTATCTTCCAAAGGTCAAAGAGCTGCTGGACTCTTCAGGTGATAATTCATATATATGATGTCACTAACAGCCTCACCTATCTCAACAGTGTCCTCAACCCAATGGTATACTGTTTTTCAAATCCAGTGTTCAGATATTCATATAGAAAAGTCTTTAATACAataagaggaaaaacaaagaaactgcAGTCTCAGAGTTTTGATCCCAAAGATTTatgtcatagtggatag